The stretch of DNA CCTTCGAGCCCTGCCAGTGGCTCAACGGGTGCTAGCTGGAACCCTAGCTGCGTCGAGGGCACCGTCTGCAAGGTGACCATATGGCCGCCGTGCTCGTCTACTGGCTCGCGTCGGCGCACCTAGGCACCGACCGAGGCCTCGTCCGGGCATCCGCGCCGCCTCCTCTCCACCGCGACGTCGGCAGCCTGACCTTCTACCCCGATGCCGAGTGGGGCGTTGGTGACCACCGCTTCTTTCGGAACCCCGTCATCCCCATGGTCGAGATGACCAGGCGCGCGCGGAGTTCGAGCGGTCCATGTGCGTCGCTGACGTCCGCACCACCATCAACGTGCTGTGGCAGGACGGCACGCGGCAGCGCATCGTGCCCTCGACGTCGCTGGAGCCATTCGCGGTGATCAAAGACCACGACTTCTTCCCGGGAGAGCGTGTCGTTGCCGATGCCGGCTCCCATGGCGACGAAGCAGACAacgtcgacggcggcgaggcgtgCGTCGGCGTACGTCGTGAGGAGCCACGACTGCTGTGACCACACCGTGCGCGTGTCGTGGCTCAAGCCTTGGTCGTCTCCGGGCCGGGCGAGGAGCCCGCCAGCTGCGAGATGGAGTGCGATGAAACCGTGAGCGCATACGATCGGAGGACGGATTGCGATATTTTCTACGGATGTGCAGTCGTACGCCTCCCATCGCCGCCGGGGATCATcagccggcggcggcagtggcGACGGTGGTGCACCGGCACAGGACGGCAAGGGAGTTGCTgcccccgccaccgccgccattgccgaTGATATTTCATGGGTTGGACATGTTAGTGATCTATGTGACGATGGACACGTCCAAGTCAGATCGTTCGATGGCAACACGTCCACGGTATCACCATATCTCCCAATTAACCAAAAAAAATACTCTAGCAACAAAGGAAACTCTGTTTCAAATTGCTAAAATTATATACGTTCTTATGCCAGATTTAAAGTTGTTATTCAATCCTTGGATGTTGAATCTGGGATGTTGTTACACTGTTCCATTATACAAAAACTAAAAACTGAAACGGCCTATTCTGGAGTCTGAACAAAATCCAAACTACGCTTAACTCACTCCAAAATTGTTTTCAAATTTGATATCTGTCAACTTCAGGTTCTGCCTCTCGAAAGAGAGGAATAAAATAGTTTGCTTAACTGTCATCTGATAGCAAAGTGTCGACGAGCTCTATGACGACGAACTGAATCAGCAACGGCTCAATTGGGAAAAGGCACAAGGGAAGGGGGATGAAGAACTTGCCGCCACCGATGGCGGCGCCACTACTACTGTTCTCATTGAGCGCCAAAGTGACAGGGAAGGAGACCACGATTCTGCTGATGGAATCGAAGGACAAGACGACGatggaggcggtggcggtgaCTGTGCTGAGGAGGTAAAGGTGGCTGTTGATGCtgccggtgccggtgccggtgGCGGTGACTTCGCTTCCTACAGTTTGACGTCGTGCAAAGCCCTTCGGTGATCTGTTACCTAAGTGATATGGAGCAGGTGCGTGGTTAATTTGATACCTTTTTTTATGAAACATAATATAGAGCCTAGTGCTCACATATATACATGCACGCCCACCACTGAAAATAATGTACACGATACGCAGACCCTATCTTCATGAACATATGTTATTTGGCAAATTAACAGTGATGCAATCATGTTCATTCATACTTTTATGTAGGATGCTGATTTTCGAAAACTAGGTAGCTACTACTACATTTAGTTAGAATAGTGCCTTGGCTTAAAACTCATCAAAATGCAATCCGACAGTTACAATTTACTGCAATATGTTTGACACAAATTTATAAAAGTGAATGCAGATATCATGAAGAATATAATCTTCTCTGTGCATCTTATATGGATATCAAAACAAAAGGTTTAACTACATAGCTATTTGGGGAGCATATATAACGGCTTGATTGATGTTTTACTTTATTTTAAATCGATCAACTGCAGGGTGCTGCCGTCGGTAGAAAGTGGACAGGAGAGTGCAAAATGAGTGGAAAATTCTGCAGAACTACTTACCAGGTACAGTACAACATGATTGAAAAAATTTCTACCACGATTCCCACCTGCTTAGTTTTTTTAGTACAAAAAAAAGTGGCCGGTGCATTAAGCTGGATACCTGCTACATATAGGAGAAGGTCCTAACGGAATTTTTCATGTGTATATTCAGAAACTATCTACGTTCGGGCATTCGAGGACCGCATGGACCTCCTCCGGGCGGCAATGGTGGGCGCCGCGGGGACGCCATACCAGGACggcctcttcttcttcgacctgcaggctgcagctgcCGCCGTCGTACCCCGCGGCGCCACCCCAGGTGAGCTACCGCTCCTTCGGCCTCTGCGTGAACCCCAACTTGGACAAGTCCGGCACCGTGTGCCTGAGCCTGCTCGGCACCTTCGACGGCGAGGGCCCCGAGGTCTCTGGTCGCCGGCCAACTCCAGCGTCCTCCAGGTGGTCGTCTCCATCCAGGGCCTGGTGCTCACGGAGCAGCCCTACTACAACGAGGCCGGCTACGAGGAGCTGCTCAGCACGCCCGCGGGCGCGCGCAACGCGCTCCCGCCCCCTACGCCGAGAACGCCTACCTCACGCTCCGGAGCATGCTGCAGCTGCTCCGGCGCCCACCGGCGGGGTTCGAGGCGCTCGTCGAGGGCCACTTCCGCCGCCGCGGGAGGCTCGTGCTCCGGGCCTGCGCGGCGTACATGCAGACAGGGTGCCCCGTCGGCTCGCTGGCCGCCGAGGCGCGCGCCCCGCCGGAGcggagcggcgagcggcggtgctCGAAGGTGTTCGGGCTCGCGCTCGCCAGCACCATGCCGCAGCTCGTCGAGGCTCTCGTCAACATCGGCGCCGAGGAGTGCGAGCAGTTCAGACAGCTTCGCCGTCCCGTCGCTGAGCACTTCCGGCCCTCGATCCGCAACCTTCTAGTAGCTCCGTAATTCGTACTAATTGGCTCTTGAATAACAGTAACATGGTTACAACTCACAAGTTTAATTAGGAATCAGAGTACTGCACTGCGATAATGGTTTCTTGTGATATGTTTTCGTTCTTGGAAACTAATCCTCcgttccaaaaaaaaaagttccCGGCTCCACGTACATGGGCCGCAGTGCCGCACGCACGAAAGGCTCACATGGGCCTCCATTACAGCTACGACGCGGCCCACAAGCCACTCCCAAATCCCAGCTCTCGAGACGGccctctcaaaaaaaaaaagcagcTCTCGAAACAGCTCTCCTCCGCCGACGCCCAACAGATCGCCTTGGGGTTTTCCTCCCCACTCGCCGCGGAAACCACAAGGACGGAGGCCGGGaggaggggggagagagagaaagagtaGCCAGCCACGGATGGCGGCGTCTGGGGATTCGCCTGCGGTCCATGGGAGCCAGAAGCGGGCGAGGCCCCtcgccggcggaggaggagaggcGGCTTCGAGGAACGCCGCCTTCAACGATGAGATGACGGCGTCCTCCGGCCCGCCGTCGTCCGCGACGGTAGTCGATGGCGTGACGGTGGTGGACCCCGACGCCCTGGACTGCGTCATGTGCCGCCTCCCATTAAAGCCCCCCATCTTCCAGGTACGCGCGCGCTCTCACGGTCGTCTCACCCGTCTTTCGGATGCTCCTGGAGCTTCCCCTGCAAATCTACAGTAGCGTTTCTTCTAAAAGACAGATTTGTGTATCCGACTGGTTCGCATGTGCTCCTGAAAATAGTTCGTGGGTGGCCGTTTTAAAATGTCAGCCTCCAGTCAAATTAATTCATGAGAATCTAACATTTTGGAACAATCCCTTGGCCACCATCTGAAGAACCAACTTATTTTAAAGAACCAACCTTCTGTTCCATGATTTAGAGTCTCGCGGTCGACGGGGTAACTGGACATATATTGTTTCCGAATTTCAGTCATTTGTTTATATTGCTTCTAATTGATTACTGTACGAGTGTCTATTACAAACCCTGCATTTCTGAGTTGTGCAAATTAATACCCAATTCTCTAGATTGTTCCAAGTTTTGTTTCCAATCTCTTAGCCATCACTTCATCCAGTCGCTCTGTCCTAAGGCATACTGTACCCATGTGATAAATCAATTGGTCTAGAGATAATTTCCCATATAAAAGTACTATGGTTCGCATTGTTTCCTAGGGAGGAGTTGTCACATAAAAAAGAAACCCATTTTTTTACCAGCAAATAGTATCTAGCACATATGGCATAGAGTGCTTTATGTATGCGATTGGCTCGCATGACATTAGGAACCGTCCTATGATGATTATGAACTACTAAAAAACTGTTCATGGATTTGCAACAATCTAACATTTTGCGCAATACCTTGCTGGAAATTTCTACTCCAATCCCATGAACTTGTTTCAAAGAACCAGTCTTCTGTTTCCACAATTTAGAGTCTCGCACTGGATGCGGTACCTGAACATAATACTGTTTCCAAAACTGAGGCATTTGTTTACATTGCTTCTAATTTATTACGGTAAGTATGAGTTCATTACAAACTTTGTCCTGACCATTGTTTGACATCTAACCTGCTGTTTCTGCGTTGTATTTACTTGCAAGCCCTGTATTTCTGAGTTGTGCAAATTAACACCCAATTCTCTATATTGTTCCAGGTTTTGTTTCCATTTTCTTAACCATATCTGTTCACTAGTCTTGTACAAACTCTACTAGAATCCTAACAATCTCCGAGCGTTCTTGTACAGTCGGTCATTACCTAAGACCCTGGGGAAATAGCAATAGCCTACAGTTGACTGTCGGGAGCTTCCCCTCAGCGACTCTTGGTCGGCCATTCGACCAATTGCCAAGTGTCTGTTGGCCACTTCATTAGCGATGGTGAATGTCCGACAGTTCACCATCGGCGATGTGCTGACCACATTACGGAAGGAGATGGTCATCCATCCAGTGGCCGACGGGTGATTACTCTTGGCCCATGGCCATTTTaattgaaattatttttatttcCCTCTTTATTCCAATATTCAACTAAAATTATATTTTATTCTGTCAATCCTAGTTCTGATGTTGCTTCATGTAAAGTTCTGCGAACATGCAACAAACAAATTGCATTCATATATTGTATTGTATCTTCATCATTTCATATTGGTCCAAAGTTTAAAGCAGAAATTAAAAGGAGTCAAATTAATGTTAGTTGTATAGCGTCTCATATTAATTAGATTACACCTCACTGGAAAGCTGCATACATTGAACGAGAAAACAAAACAACAAAAATTGCATAGATTAACCTATCATACATTTTTCTCAGGGACTTAGGCCAGCTACGAAGTTCACATAAAAGGTTCAAAAAAGTGAATCcatctttttttcttcttctttccaaCCTCCTCCACGCATTGTCAGAAACCTTGACGCATAAAATCTATCAGAAAAAATCAAACAGATTAGAACCCCAGGATAAAAAATTGTTTGTAGTTGATATAATAACAAAGGATTTTAACTGGGAATACCTCTGGCGTGCAGTGATCTCTCTGGGAAGATGACGAATTCTGAAAAAGAATAAGCATAAGAACAGATTAGTTCAGAATGGATTGAGGATTTCAGGCTAAACATTAGTCTATTCCTATACCTGGATGGATGTAACACGCCGGCCATTAGGGGCAAGAGCTAGGACGGTTGTCAATAATGGTGCTCGTCATATCAGAGATGCGTGGTAGTCCTGATTTACTAACCTTTTGACGATCCCTCGCGACGCTGCGCGGCATGGCACCCCCTTGCGACGGTGAGGACGACATCACAGCCGCCGACGGCTTAAGGCGGcagcaatcggctcctgcatgcaGGCATCTTGGTGGGCCGCTTCAGATTTCGCAAGAGTCGTCAGGATCTGCACGATCCTTCCATGGATGAGGGAAGAGAGGCTTTGACGCCAAGGGTTGGTATATGTACTCGATCATCCAATCATGAATGGTTGTGATATGGTTGGTTACCCGATCTTACGGTCTTGGGTGCTTTAATCACAACGTGGGAGGGACTCTAAAAAAATCATGCGATAAAAAATCAAGAAAAGGTAAGCGATGACGGTTATCAAATATTCAATCCGCCTCATTTCTCTGGTTGACGTGTTTTGCCGATGGTGTTTCTTTAGACCCGTCGGCCACTTCCATAGGTTGCTGACTGTACCGAGAAAACTGTCACGTATTTCCATAGTTTGCCGACCGCCACAAGAATACAATCATTAGAATAACCGTTGGCCATTTGTATTATACCCGAAGGTGATTAGCTGCACTGTTGGGAATATAACAGCAGTTGGCCATTCCTAACATTACCAACCGGGGGTTGGTGAATTCTAGTAACTCTTGGGTAAAGTTAGGATTCTAGTAGTGAAACTACATAAAACTATAACACTTACATCATATCAATGGGGTATTGGCTGAAATGTAAGCCCCCTGTGTAGCTTAATATCCTTAGAACTTGTAATTGAGCAACCTTGGACTCATTCTGACAATGCACCACAAACACCATTTCATCCAGTTTTTCTGCCTTTCATCCATCTCCTATGGCATGCTGTACCCATGTGATAAATCAATTGATTTAGAGATAATTTCCCACATTATCACTGTAATAAAAGTACCATTCTTCATATTGTTTACTAGGCAGCAGTTGTCACGTTAAGAAGAAACCCATTTTATTACCAGCAAAATACTTCATGGCATGGTATGCAACTGCATGCGACTTGCAGCGTAGAGATGAGGATTTTACAAGGTATGAGATAACCATGTCAAATCATACCATTTAGATTGTTAACGAGACATGTTCTACACAATCTGGTGTAGACTTCACATCGATGCACATATGGCTCTGATAACCTTATGATGCAAATATTGCTTCATCGGCTCAACTGAATCAAGGATTACGTAGATTAGAACTGGTGGAATTGCATGAATCTAAACTGATCAGATGGGTTAACACCCAGCTGTCTTAGTACGATTTGTTGCAAACCAGGAGCACGGGCGAAGCCAGGCCAAAAGAGAACCGGGGTCTGAAGAGGATGGGGTCGTAATGAATCATTAACAGCTAGATACAGTGATCTGCCACTGTTTTGTTTTTCAAAATTCATCGGGGTCAGCAGACCCCGATGACAAGCCTTGCTCCCCGCCCCTGGCCAGGAGCAGCATAACCGTGACATAGGATAATTTCACATAGGGACACTCGCCATGAATTCCTTTTCAATTGGAGTTCCGGTGAGCTAATAATGAGCTATCCTCTTGAGTCACAAAGAAGCACGTGGATTTCTGTTTTGCTTTAGTAGTTACCAATGATAGGATCCGTAGTATATATGACAAGCAAGCATATGTAGCTCTGTTTCTTAGCTTGGTATTCACTATTCATATTTTTTTTTGTAATCTCTCTAGTGTAGGTGTTTGAGCAATTTCTTATCTACATATCTAGTTGAGGAATTATACACATTTCTCGTATCCCATTTGAATGTGTTGAAGCTTAAATGGTTACAGGTCTGGGTTACCCGTGGTTTTACATCAACATAAATGATTTTTATAACATTGTCCCATTTTTCACTTATCTATTTTAATGTGCATTCTAATTGCATATGCGTGCAGTGCAAAGCGGGACATGTGAGGTGCTCATTGTGCCACGAGAAGCTTAAAGCCACCGGAAGCTGCCATATGTGTGGTGGTGTTGCCAACAGTTCTTACACACGGAGCCGCGCCAAGGAGCGCGTGGTTGAGGCCATCCGCGTCCAGTGCCCAAATGCTGGTCGCGGCTGCACCACCAGGCCGGCCTACTATGACCAGGAGAGACACCGTCAGACATGTCTGCATGCGCCCTGCCGCTGTCCCATTGTGGACTGCAACTTTGTCGGCTCGACAAAGGCCCTCCTGGACCACTTTGACGACTTCCATGGCTGGCCTTGTTTTGCCAGGTCAGGACTGGCCAGATGTGCAACTTATACCTCAAGGATGGCCTCAACACCGTCATCCTCCCTGACGAAAAGCAAGGCACCACTGCCCGCTGGCTGTGCCTGTTCCTGCTGGATGTGGTGCGCCCGCTGCTTGGCTGCACGATCTCCATGCTCCTCATCCACCCACATGCTGCCGATGAGCACCAGGGTTCGTGCTCCATGAAGATGAAATGCGAGCTCACGTACTCATGGAACCTTTCATTGAGTTGCGGTGATCAGGTGGAGCATAGCCAGGAGT from Panicum hallii strain FIL2 chromosome 3, PHallii_v3.1, whole genome shotgun sequence encodes:
- the LOC112884076 gene encoding E3 ubiquitin-protein ligase SINA-like 10; its protein translation is MAASGDSPAVHGSQKRARPLAGGGGEAASRNAAFNDEMTASSGPPSSATVVDGVTVVDPDALDCVMCRLPLKPPIFQCKAGHVRCSLCHEKLKATGSCHMCGGVANSSYTRSRAKERVVEAIRVQCPNAGRGCTTRPAYYDQERHRQTCLHAPCRCPIVDCNFVGSTKALLDHFDDFHGWPCFARSGLARCATYTSRMASTPSSSLTKSKAPLPAGCACSCWMWCARCLAARSPCSSSTHMLPMSTRVRAP